A genomic window from Variovorax paradoxus includes:
- a CDS encoding Bug family tripartite tricarboxylate transporter substrate binding protein: MTVAAMSALSLAHGAHANDAASYPAKPITIVYPYASGSASDTLTRQIAEVIAKALGQPVVVDPKPGAGGSTAVEFVTRAPADGYTLVLSASGTMAINPHIYNLRYRPVDDLASITILTEIPFTVVTNTSFPARNLKEFIAYAKANPGKVSFANTGTGTQVHLTQVMFMKAAGITANIVPYRGGMPATTDLLGGHVDAMMDNAAAQVANVQAGKVRGLFVTTQVRSPSLPNVPTAEEAGLLGFVTSGWFGLAAPKGTPQAIIDKLNAAIVKGMAQSELRKKMLDAGWIPVASSPAEATTRAHADLARFGAMTQKIGLKKD, from the coding sequence ATGACCGTCGCCGCCATGAGCGCGCTGTCACTCGCGCATGGTGCACATGCCAACGACGCTGCGAGCTACCCTGCGAAGCCAATAACGATCGTCTACCCATACGCCAGCGGCAGTGCTTCGGACACCTTGACGCGTCAGATCGCCGAGGTCATCGCGAAGGCCCTTGGGCAGCCAGTTGTCGTTGATCCCAAGCCAGGCGCTGGGGGATCGACTGCAGTTGAGTTCGTCACGCGGGCGCCCGCCGATGGGTACACCCTCGTGCTGTCGGCCAGCGGCACCATGGCCATCAATCCGCATATCTACAACCTCAGGTACAGACCGGTCGATGACCTAGCCTCAATCACCATCCTGACCGAAATTCCATTCACGGTTGTCACAAACACCTCGTTTCCAGCGCGAAACTTGAAGGAGTTCATCGCTTATGCCAAAGCCAACCCAGGCAAGGTTAGCTTTGCCAACACTGGCACGGGAACCCAGGTACATCTGACTCAGGTGATGTTCATGAAGGCGGCCGGAATCACGGCCAACATCGTTCCCTACAGAGGTGGCATGCCAGCCACGACCGATCTGCTCGGAGGACATGTTGACGCCATGATGGACAACGCTGCGGCCCAGGTTGCAAACGTCCAGGCGGGCAAGGTCCGAGGACTCTTCGTTACCACCCAGGTGCGGAGTCCCTCGCTTCCAAACGTTCCCACTGCCGAGGAGGCTGGCCTTCTGGGATTTGTGACTTCGGGTTGGTTCGGCCTGGCTGCTCCGAAGGGCACCCCTCAGGCCATCATCGACAAGCTCAATGCAGCAATCGTCAAAGGCATGGCGCAGTCGGAGTTGCGCAAGAAGATGCTTGATGCGGGATGGATACCTGTAGCCAGTTCGCCGGCTGAGGCGACAACGCGCGCTCACGCTGATCTGGCGCGCTTCGGAGCGATGACTCAGAAGATCGGGTTGAAGAAAGATTAA
- a CDS encoding M24 family metallopeptidase translates to MQRKFDARQNADFRRRHVALVDAMRAAGLKHYVVTGSENIFYFTGATFDPLERPFFLIVGVDASRRMLVPVLEMDHMRKAWGMDEQSIRFYREFPAPHGEGWAERLLDGALLSGPFEFDDIAPFGVGEVLRKAGGQGSDLLSDIRMVKSEWEIEQIERAARYADWGVQQVMRAAWHGGSVAETYAPTQSLMRKIIREVPDWDALATKVIAAAWPAPLSAEPHSIPRLGDRLRAGPHVAMVLTRVNGYAAESERTFFTTCPTGQERKMFATMTRAREIAFEMIRPGVGCAEIDASVNAFLDGEGFGDFGTRLHRCGHGFGLGNHEPPWIAVGSPHILAKNMLISIEPGIYASGVGGYRHSDTVLVTDNGYRCLTQVPTAIDALVIGDKTFRHHFASYLTRRTLGVSGAKHA, encoded by the coding sequence ATGCAACGCAAGTTCGATGCGCGCCAGAATGCCGACTTCCGGCGCCGCCACGTGGCATTGGTGGACGCCATGCGTGCAGCGGGCCTAAAGCACTATGTCGTTACCGGTTCGGAGAACATCTTCTACTTCACGGGCGCGACCTTCGACCCGCTTGAGCGCCCATTTTTCCTGATCGTCGGCGTGGATGCTTCGCGACGCATGCTGGTGCCCGTCCTTGAAATGGACCACATGCGTAAGGCGTGGGGCATGGACGAGCAAAGCATTCGCTTTTACCGGGAGTTTCCGGCGCCGCATGGCGAAGGATGGGCCGAGCGACTGTTGGATGGAGCGCTTCTGAGCGGACCGTTTGAGTTCGATGACATTGCGCCGTTCGGAGTTGGTGAGGTTCTGCGCAAAGCCGGCGGCCAAGGGTCAGACCTCTTGTCTGACATTCGGATGGTTAAGTCCGAGTGGGAAATAGAGCAGATTGAACGTGCTGCCCGGTACGCCGATTGGGGTGTACAGCAAGTTATGCGCGCTGCTTGGCATGGAGGCTCCGTGGCGGAAACCTACGCGCCGACTCAATCGCTGATGCGCAAGATCATCCGGGAAGTGCCGGACTGGGATGCGCTCGCTACCAAGGTGATCGCCGCCGCCTGGCCGGCACCACTGAGTGCCGAACCCCATTCGATACCACGCCTTGGTGACCGGCTTCGCGCAGGCCCCCACGTGGCGATGGTGCTGACCCGGGTGAACGGCTACGCCGCCGAAAGCGAGCGTACCTTCTTCACAACCTGTCCCACGGGACAGGAACGCAAGATGTTTGCGACCATGACCCGTGCTCGGGAAATCGCGTTCGAGATGATCCGGCCCGGGGTGGGCTGCGCAGAAATCGATGCTTCGGTCAACGCGTTCTTGGACGGCGAAGGTTTCGGAGATTTTGGAACTCGGCTGCATCGCTGCGGGCACGGTTTCGGTTTGGGCAACCACGAGCCGCCATGGATCGCAGTTGGCAGCCCTCATATTCTGGCCAAGAACATGTTGATTTCCATCGAACCGGGGATCTACGCAAGCGGTGTCGGCGGATATCGCCATTCCGACACCGTTCTGGTAACTGACAACGGCTATCGCTGTTTGACGCAAGTGCCAACTGCCATTGACGCATTGGTCATCGGCGACAAGACTTTTCGCCACCACTTTGCCAGCTACCTGACGCGTCGCACATTGGGCGTGTCGGGTGCGAAGCACGCTTGA
- a CDS encoding Bug family tripartite tricarboxylate transporter substrate binding protein, whose product MNHRRAALVLILSAAASIAATAASAQSYPTKPIKIVVPQPAGSGPDTLARTLADVLGKSLNQSVVVENRPGANGTLAANYVISQPADGYTLFLAGVSNMSWNPHLYKSLSHQPARDFAGVAVIANTPFVTAVAPGLGIKTLPDLIKMAKAEPTRLSYASAGIGNSTHLATELLKSRTGIQMQHVPISGAGGPTALTSVMAGDTPVITTVPVGVVPQVKAGKLIALAVTGEHRLSQLPDVPTFKELGIEMEVPGWYSIVTRTGTPADVIARLNMEINKALDTAEMKERLNGQMLTAIKSAPADVLFMTKRDSVAWGPVIERLGISQ is encoded by the coding sequence ATGAACCACCGCCGCGCCGCGCTCGTCCTGATCCTTTCAGCAGCAGCCTCGATTGCTGCGACTGCTGCCTCCGCACAGAGCTACCCGACAAAACCCATCAAGATCGTCGTTCCTCAGCCTGCAGGCTCGGGGCCCGACACATTGGCACGCACCCTCGCAGATGTTCTGGGAAAGAGCCTGAACCAGAGCGTCGTGGTCGAAAACCGTCCGGGTGCCAATGGGACTCTTGCCGCGAACTATGTGATCTCTCAGCCGGCCGATGGATACACGCTATTTCTTGCAGGCGTGTCCAACATGTCCTGGAACCCGCACCTCTACAAGTCGCTGTCTCATCAGCCCGCTCGCGATTTCGCGGGCGTAGCCGTTATCGCCAACACGCCATTCGTTACGGCTGTCGCACCTGGCCTTGGCATCAAAACATTGCCCGACTTGATCAAGATGGCCAAGGCTGAGCCAACTCGTCTGAGCTATGCATCCGCCGGCATCGGTAACTCCACTCACCTTGCGACCGAGCTGCTGAAGTCCCGCACGGGCATCCAGATGCAGCATGTCCCGATCAGCGGGGCCGGGGGGCCGACTGCATTGACCAGCGTCATGGCAGGCGACACGCCCGTCATCACGACCGTTCCGGTGGGCGTGGTGCCCCAGGTCAAGGCCGGCAAACTCATTGCGCTTGCCGTGACCGGTGAGCACCGGCTGTCGCAACTGCCCGATGTCCCCACCTTCAAGGAGCTCGGCATCGAAATGGAAGTGCCCGGATGGTATTCGATAGTCACGCGCACCGGCACACCCGCCGACGTGATCGCGCGTCTGAATATGGAGATCAACAAGGCGTTAGACACCGCCGAAATGAAGGAACGTTTGAATGGCCAGATGCTGACCGCTATCAAGTCAGCCCCTGCAGACGTCCTGTTCATGACCAAGCGGGACTCCGTCGCGTGGGGTCCCGTCATCGAACGGCTGGGTATTTCGCAGTAG